One Glycine soja cultivar W05 chromosome 7, ASM419377v2, whole genome shotgun sequence genomic window, CAAACTAGAAGGCACGGATACAACATGGGAGACATGGATACAACACAACATGGACACAAAGATtagtcaaaattcaaaaattgcAGGACATGGCACTTCTATAATATGCATAAAATTAGCAGTTTTGTTAACATCAGTCCTTAGCAACcaatgttgttaatggcggATGGCGGTTCATGGCGGAAAGCCAAAAATCTGCCATAAAAATATGGTGGATGGCGGTTCATGGCGGAAAGCCAAAAATCTGCCATAAAAATATGGCGGATGGCGTAGCGGCAAATGGcggacaaatatatatatatatatatatatatatatatatatatatatatatatatatatatatatatatatatatatatcaacaaaacaatagataaaaaataaatataaattaaaaaattaaaaaaaacaatggattgcattcaactaaactaaaaaagtttcatgagttCACACAATAaccaacaccaaataaactcattcaagagttcaaaataacaaaaggaTAAAAGCATAATGCAAAGTGCAAAGTTTCATGGTTTAGACATTGCAATTAGTAGACGAGGGCtgaacagaaacaataaaaacagaaccaataaaaatagaaccagggtgtaaaaactaaaattaataaaagttgTAAAAAGCAGCTAAAAAGGTTTGAAGTGTCCATGCCATGTCCAACATTAATGCATGTTTGACACATGTACAACACAACATGGTTAGGCTACTATTTAGAAGTATCATGCTTTCTTGACACCAAACAATAAATTGGTACACAAACTATATTTGTGCGTTGTGtgataaacaaagaaaagagtGAGAGTAGCATAAATGAGAATGTTAAGATATGTGGTCACACCACTGTCACACAAGAAAGGATAGGGTACAAAATGATTAAATAAGGGATATTAGTGTGGTACCCATCAAGGATAAGATGACACAAAATGGGTTAAGATGGTTTGGATATATGCAAAGAAAGCCCAGAGTGAATAATATCAGGGAATTTGATTGTTAACCGAACCTAGTGATGTCACATGATCCATGTAGCTGACCTCATCCAATGGAATAAAAACAATTGATGTTGTGATAAAGAATGAaagttatgttattttattcagTTTGACAGTTATGacaacttcaaaattatttgcaGAATTGAGTCAAGGGCCTGGCTGTTAAAGCTTAGAAAACTTACGATTCTATaattcagttttttttcttctaaaagttCCTTTTCTCCAAAAGCTATTTTCAACTTCTGAGGAAAGTCGTAaaacagatttttttattttaggttttTGCTCGTTTTTTCAAAAGCATTGCATTTTTATTCtgaatttttaagatatttttagttaaaaaaaaaaactttttaggaAAAAGCACAAACAAGCATGCACTTAATGGCTAAGACCTTTTCTACCATAATAAATTAAaccatatcaaataaaattacagTAGATCCCTTATTCCTGGAATAACCAAAAGAAAGGCATAATCTCATTTGATATACAAGCAAaaggtaaaaatataaaaagagcaAAATAGCATTAGCTACTGGTTACAGCCAAGTAAGTTCTATTATTAAtcaatagaaattaaactctcaGAAAACATATAATCAAGGGCCACTCATGATATATAAGGCATAAACAACAGAAGTTTCCAAAGATTTCAGAAATATCAAAAGTGGCATGGAATTGAGCTATATGACAAAGACTCCAAGGAACATATCAAAAGACTAGATTAAGTCCATGTATTCATAGCAGCctcaaaatatatcaaaataaaagatgaattaAATTGAATCACCACACTACGATGTTTGGATAAAAGGGTAGATATCCAGTGCAAAGCTTCAATACGAGTAGCCACCCATTCACTAGATAGTTTCCTAACCAgtcaaaccattcccaaaatcaTTCTGCAGAATAATAAATGCAAAATAGAGTTGGCTAAACAAAAAAGATCCTCATAATCATTTCCCAATTGGTTCTTGGATTCCCATAGCACTAtacaaatcaataattttttaacagaaaGTATACTCAaattgaaacctagcaatttTCTCAGGTTAAAAAAACTACACCTCCTAGCAATGGAGAGGATTGCTCCTACATCAAATGCTTCAGCTGGATCGGCCTGGATTGCACGTAGCTCTTCATTGGTTTCACGAGCAACCTTATACATAAGCCAGAAATTATTTCTAAAGCATTGCTTTCCATCACAggcaacaacaaaattaaacattataCAAAACCGAGAATTTaaaaaggtaaataaaaaaaaaagtaaagaggaGGAGAAACAGGGAAAGCTCAAGTAAGCCCACCACTctaattttctcttctttattgGATATGCAAGGCAAAATGGCTCTAAGAATGTCAGCATAATATGGAACAAGCTGATATCCACCAAGTTTGACAAACTCATTTATCTGTTAAAACAAGAAAGCACAGAcattatttaaggaaaataataatgaaCAACAAACAATACATAATATTTTGACCAGATGCCAACACTAAATGAAAGTTTAATTACAATAAAGACTTGTTTAACAAGTCAAAACATTGCAATACCACTCACCCATGTGATAGCTGTTAACCTAGTAAATTCATCTGGAGAACCTGCCCTTTGTACCAGTATTTCAGCCATTCGACCATAATCTACAGACTTCAAGAGTAGCACTGCTCGAGTCAGAAAATGACAAATGAACAAAACatgttgtttttctttcaatatATTAGGTGAAAAAGATGCACATTGTACATCACagttaataaacacaaaatgcaCAAAGAGAAAGGAGTCAGCAAAGAGATTAACCCTAAAAGATGGGAAACATATGAAAGCAGACATATGCTGTAATAAACCCTCCCCAAGAAGCTAACAGTAAAAACAATGCCCTGCCCTAAAAGCAGAATTGTGGTATGAATAATTTCAAAAGGCTTGCTActccaacaaaaaggaaaaaagatacATTAGTAGAAACCTTACTGGCGAATTCTTAATCTCTTGAAGAAACTCAGAAAGGGCTGAATCAGCTTGTTGACGTATTTCATGACTTGAATCACTCAACATATTAAACAAACCTGAGATGTTTATGAACGATTAGCTGGTTTACATTGATGTTGTAGATAACATGTCAAGTgcatagaaacaaaaaaaattgattctttAGCTGATACACTTACCATCAAGAAAATCAGGAAGAAAGCCAAGCATGTCAATATCCGGGACACTGTCCAATACAGTAATCCATCCTACCAAAAACTGATGGACATATGGATTCAATACATTCATGCGGTCCCTCAACAATGGTATAAATTCTTCAATACTGACAATCAAGAGAGTAAAATGGAGGCATGAAGCATTACAAATCAGTCTGAGATCTCTGTATTGACaagtcttttaaatttaaaacacaaCAGGATACAGTCATACAGAGAAACATATAGcatagaagaaagaagaaggggCACCTGAACTGATCACTTTCAGTCACAATATTCTGtttgaataaattaacatttaatcATTAGTTAATCAAAAGGAACAGTAATTCAAATCACTATTAGATCAATACCTATTCAAAAAACATTTGATATGTACAGTTGTGCACACATGTAAATCTGCTCAAAGGATTGTTGGAGTTCAGgagaaatttattatattatacctTAACAAGTTGATCTAAGAGATGAGCAGCACTTTGTACATTGGCATCTGAGTCTGCAGAAAGCTTGCATAAGGCATCAAAGATCTGGTTgaagaatataataaaatccCCTCTCACAACCTAGCATCAAAACAAGATTGACATGGGAGGATTGCACATTATCGTATTAAAGGTTTATATAGGTAAGAAGAATTAGCTCTTCACCTTTGCTATGTTGTATAATGCTTCGCAAGCATAATAACGAACTCTGCTATCTTGATCGGCAAAAGAATCTAATACAGGGGGTACAATTTGCTGTCAAATACAAAATATACAGGGGGTTAGATTGGGTTTTATCTTTGGGAGGCAGCACCAGAGGTGCTTTGTATTATCTTTTCATTCAGTACCACTTGTACTGTTTTTGCTtatcttaataatatattatacaattttccttccaaaagaaggaaaatgaatacacacatcaattttatacttttaggtGAAATcatcttttttgttcttttaaacCTCGTCCTAAAATTTTGAACCATGTTAACATCAGCTTAACCAGAAAGAACAGAACCAGCATCCAAAGTAATTATCATTTTTCGTGTCGATAACAAGAACAAAATTACACGTATTATATTCCATTCACTGACATGCTTGAAATTGCAGTTTTATAatgctttcattttcaaaatgtcTTGTGCTATAGATGCTAAAAAATGCAGCTAAAGAAGGTTTAAACTatggtaaaaactaaaaagtcatCAAATCTGCTTATGAATTACAAGACAAATAGTTTTTGCTGAATATTATCGCATATCCAAAATTACAGACATAGATATGCATCTAAATATGTATACACGAGTTCTGAAACTGAAAAGGAACTATTTTTATGGCCATATCTTTGAAAAACATCCCCCAGGGAGCTTCTGATACATAGGACTGATTAGATGGAATTATCCGCAGTTCTGACAACTTATCAAGTCAATGTGACTAACAAGCAGTACCCGGTTTTTATAGGCAGAAAAATAACACCATGCCCATGTAATATATTACTCGTACTcataatgttaagaaaaaatCAAAGACCATCAACATTAACACATAATTAAAGAACAAGAAAAGGGTTTTTGAGAAAATCATAATTCTTTCCTCATGTAACAGCAAATTAATCCAAAGACCAAACAATTAACTGACGACACAAAGGTAGCCACACGCACTTATACTCTCTCTCTCAATCACGTGCGCATATGTGCACGCACACACAGCAAGAATATTCTCTTCCACTAAAATCCAGTGACCACTATCAAACTTCTAAGATACACCACccaaaatgaaatttgcataatttaatAAGTGGGAAGAGTTCAATTGTAATCCATGACAAAAATTACTAGTGATGGGCAAGGCAACCCCTTACCTCAAGATGCTGAGCAGCTTCAGTAGTCAACCCAACAGTGGCAGCAGCTAAGCTTATCAACCCTcccttcattaattttttttaaaaaatgatcaaattattAAATTCAAACTAGAATTAAcccaaattaaagataaataacataattagcACTACCTTGCGGTGATTTGCTTGTGGCGAAAAAGTATATTCCGTAGTCAACAAATTGATCACAGCAGTAATCCTATCATGATCCCCAGCACCAGCAAGCTGCTTCACTATCCCCTCAACCTATAATAATAACACAAAACCCTTTAAATTCACCAACGCCCTCAAATTTCACTAAATTGGAACaaccataaaaaatagaaaggaacaaaaaatcataattactgaagagagaaaaaaaaaacctccagTGCTGCATTCTTGCGCTTCTCGTAGAGCTTGTCGGCGAGGTTTCGAAGCACGGCTGCCGGAATCACCGAGAGAGCATCGGCCATGGCGGCAACACCTTCGCAATCGCAAATTCGAAGAACGAATTGGGAATCAAATTTGTTTGCGGATCTTTTCCTGCTGCAAACGAAACATCGTCGTTTCTTTCATTCCCTTAGGAAACGGAAATCACGAAGTGGAAATTGGAAATGGCGAGGTTTTCTTGGACTTTCATTTAGGTGGAAAATGCGATTGAGTGGGAAAATTGGAAATCGGATCTGAGAAAAAcgaaaattgaaattggaacTGAAACATAGAATTTCACTTTTCTTAGATTTTTGGTAATATTTTCTATCagagattccatttttgtgAAAATGAAATGAGGTTTTTTTGGTGGTGAATACGCTCCTGGTTgaaataattgttttctttaaatttgtcCATTTTTTTCTCTCCGTGTTC contains:
- the LOC114419275 gene encoding protein VAC14 homolog: MADALSVIPAAVLRNLADKLYEKRKNAALEVEGIVKQLAGAGDHDRITAVINLLTTEYTFSPQANHRKGGLISLAAATVGLTTEAAQHLEQIVPPVLDSFADQDSRVRYYACEALYNIAKVVRGDFIIFFNQIFDALCKLSADSDANVQSAAHLLDQLVKNIVTESDQFSIEEFIPLLRDRMNVLNPYVHQFLVGWITVLDSVPDIDMLGFLPDFLDGLFNMLSDSSHEIRQQADSALSEFLQEIKNSPSVDYGRMAEILVQRAGSPDEFTRLTAITWINEFVKLGGYQLVPYYADILRAILPCISNKEEKIRVVARETNEELRAIQADPAEAFDVGAILSIARRKLSSEWVATRIEALHWISTLLSKHRSVVLTFLNDIFDTLLKALSDSSVEVVLLVLDVHACIARDPHLFRQLVVFLVHNFQLDNFLLEKHGALIVRRLCVLLNAERVYRELSTILEGETDLDFASIMVQALNLILLTSSELSEIRDLLKQSLVNPAGKDLYVSLYASWCHSPMAIISLCFLAQTYQHASAVIQSLEEEDINVKFLVQLDKLIRLMETPIFAYLR